The Tamandua tetradactyla isolate mTamTet1 chromosome 18, mTamTet1.pri, whole genome shotgun sequence genome contains a region encoding:
- the RNF152 gene encoding E3 ubiquitin-protein ligase RNF152, giving the protein METLSQDSLLECQICFNYYSPRRRPKLLDCKHTCCSVCLQQMRTSQKDVRCPWCRGVTKLPPGFSVSQLPDDPEVLAVIAIPHTSEHTPVFIKLPSNGCYMLPLPLSKERTLLPGDLGCRLLPGPQRKAVTVVTVPAEQQPLQSGAPPEAVAAEAQGRRGAGKSSTWSGVCTVILVACVLVFLLGIVLHNMSCISKRFTVISCG; this is encoded by the coding sequence ATGGAGACTCTGTCCCAAGACTCCTTGCTGGAGTGTCAGATCTGTTTCAATTATTACAGCCCCCGGCGCCGACccaagctgctggattgcaaaCACACCTGCTGCTCCGTTTGCCTCCAGCAGATGAGGACCAGCCAGAAGGACGTGAGGTGCCCGTGGTGCCGGGGCGTCACCAAGCTGCCCCCGGGCTTCTCAGTGTCGCAGCTCCCGGACGACCCCGAGGTCCTGGCCGTCATCGCCATCCCGCACACATCGGAGCACACCCCGGTCTTCATCAAACTTCCCAGCAACGGGTGCTACATGCTACCCTTGCCCCTCTCCAAGGAGCGCACGCTGCTGCCGGGAGACCTGGGCTGCCGCCTGCTGCCGGGGCCCCAGCGGAAGGCCGTGACCGTGGTGACGGTCCCTGCCGAGCAGCAGCCGCTGCAGAGCGGGGCGCCCCCAGAGGCGGTGGCAGCCGAGGCGCAGGGCCGGCGGGGCGCGGGGAAGAGCTCCACCTGGTCCGGCGTGTGCACCGTCATCCTGGTCGCCTGCGTCCTGGTCTTCCTGCTGGGCATCGTGCTGCACAACATGTCCTGCATCTCCAAGCGCTTCACCGTGATCTCCTGTGGCTGA